One window from the genome of Oscillatoria sp. FACHB-1406 encodes:
- the tsf gene encoding translation elongation factor Ts yields the protein MSKGKKKDKDKVESQPQTQPAAEETAAPAAEAAPKNAEISAKTVKELRDKTGAGMMDCKKALKEVGGDIEKATEWLRQKGIAKAGTVGTRVAAEGLVGSYIHTGGRVGVLVEVNCETDFVARGDEFQGLVRDIAMQVAACPEVEYVKVEDIPQEFAEKEKAIEMGRDDLASKPENVREKIVVGRIEKRLKELSLMDQPYIKDQSITVEELVKQKISKVGENIQVRRFSRFVLGEGIEKKESNFAEEVAAQTGQK from the coding sequence ATGTCTAAAGGTAAGAAAAAAGACAAAGATAAAGTAGAATCTCAACCTCAAACTCAGCCCGCTGCTGAAGAAACTGCGGCCCCTGCGGCTGAAGCTGCCCCGAAGAACGCTGAAATTTCTGCAAAAACCGTTAAAGAACTGCGCGATAAAACCGGCGCGGGGATGATGGATTGCAAAAAGGCGCTGAAGGAAGTTGGAGGGGATATCGAGAAAGCGACAGAATGGCTGCGCCAAAAAGGAATTGCTAAGGCGGGGACAGTAGGCACTCGCGTTGCCGCCGAAGGTTTAGTCGGCAGCTACATTCATACTGGCGGAAGAGTCGGCGTTTTGGTTGAAGTTAACTGCGAAACCGATTTTGTGGCGCGCGGCGACGAATTCCAAGGTCTGGTGCGCGATATTGCTATGCAAGTTGCTGCTTGCCCCGAAGTAGAATACGTGAAGGTTGAGGATATTCCTCAAGAATTTGCGGAGAAAGAGAAGGCGATTGAAATGGGGCGCGATGACTTAGCGAGTAAGCCCGAAAATGTTCGCGAAAAAATTGTTGTCGGTCGCATTGAAAAGCGGTTGAAAGAGCTTTCTTTGATGGATCAACCCTACATTAAAGACCAAAGTATTACGGTAGAAGAGTTGGTCAAACAAAAGATTTCAAAAGTTGGCGAAAATATTCAAGTTCGTCGCTTTAGTCGCTTTGTTTTGGGCGAAGGAATCGAGAAGAAAGAGAGCAATTTCGCTGAAGAAGTTGCAGCGCAAACGGGTCAAAAGTAA
- the rpsB gene encoding 30S ribosomal protein S2 has product MPVVSLADLLESGVHFGHQTRRWNPKMDPYIYTARNGVHIIDLVQTAQLMEDAYDYVRTCSEQGKKFLFVGTKRQAAGIIAQEAARCGGYYINQRWLGGTLTNWETIRTRVDRLKELEQLEANGSIDRRPKKEAAVMRRELSQLQKYLGGIKLMRRTPDIVVIVDQRREYNAILECQKLGIPIISLLDTNCDPDLVDIPIPANDDAIRSIKLIVGKISDAIYEGRHGQLEAEDEYEDFEEGLEEVEGEYEEEVSLPEDPEEDEDGNE; this is encoded by the coding sequence ATGCCAGTTGTTTCCCTAGCCGACCTGCTAGAGTCAGGGGTTCACTTCGGTCATCAAACCCGTCGTTGGAATCCCAAAATGGATCCCTACATCTACACCGCTCGTAACGGCGTTCACATCATCGACTTGGTGCAAACCGCCCAGTTAATGGAAGATGCCTACGATTACGTGCGCACCTGTTCCGAACAAGGTAAAAAATTCCTCTTCGTCGGCACTAAGCGCCAAGCTGCTGGGATCATCGCCCAAGAAGCGGCGCGCTGCGGCGGCTACTACATCAACCAGCGCTGGTTGGGCGGAACCCTCACCAACTGGGAAACCATTCGCACCCGCGTCGATCGCCTCAAGGAACTCGAACAACTCGAAGCCAACGGCAGTATCGATCGCCGCCCGAAAAAAGAAGCAGCAGTGATGCGGCGCGAACTCAGCCAACTCCAAAAGTACCTCGGCGGCATTAAACTCATGCGCCGCACCCCCGATATCGTTGTGATCGTCGATCAACGCCGCGAGTACAACGCTATCCTCGAATGCCAAAAACTCGGCATTCCCATCATCTCTCTGTTAGATACCAACTGCGACCCCGATCTCGTAGATATCCCCATCCCAGCTAACGACGATGCGATCCGCTCGATCAAGCTTATTGTCGGTAAAATCTCCGATGCCATTTACGAAGGTCGTCACGGTCAACTCGAAGCAGAAGACGAGTACGAAGACTTTGAAGAAGGGTTAGAAGAAGTCGAGGGAGAGTACGAAGAAGAAGTCAGCCTCCCTGAAGACCCGGAGGAAGACGAGGACGGTAACGAATAA
- a CDS encoding DNA-processing protein DprA, whose protein sequence is MATLTHILKPDAQAILLLCASFGQTRQAEPIPLNLGEYNLLARKLQQEGLRPGDLLASDRKSLILSASGEDLNSQRILQLLERGAMLAIAVEDWTNKGLWILSRSDEAYPQRLKRKLKQQSPPILYGVGNQDLLARGGLAIVGSRNIDDDGLSYTKRIAEKCAEQGIQVISGGARGVDQTAMLSAISAGGTSVGVLADSLMKAAVSLKYRQGLCEGRVALISPYDPAAGFNVGNAMNRNKHVYGLADRVLVVDSSYQKGGTWAGAKEELKREIRIPVWVRVDRKKLPGNQGLIELGAFPFPAEPWNRDILTMVAESEQLSRSQSPARVAKQLSLNDLEIIEEKSNATLDRQNKESKIKLPKDAYEAILPLLLYHLTQPREDNEVAVLLDVAIGQTRSWLKKAVAEKLVKKTKNVYVSLEGEEQLKLLSLN, encoded by the coding sequence ATGGCAACACTAACACATATTTTAAAACCCGATGCCCAAGCGATTCTGCTCCTATGTGCGAGTTTTGGACAAACTCGGCAAGCAGAACCCATTCCTTTAAATTTGGGAGAATATAACCTTCTAGCTCGAAAGTTACAGCAAGAAGGTTTACGTCCCGGCGACTTGCTCGCTAGCGATAGAAAAAGTTTGATATTAAGTGCGAGCGGTGAGGATCTCAATTCACAAAGAATTCTTCAACTATTAGAACGAGGGGCAATGTTAGCGATTGCTGTTGAAGATTGGACGAATAAGGGATTGTGGATTTTAAGTCGTAGCGATGAAGCGTATCCGCAGCGACTCAAGCGTAAATTAAAACAACAGTCTCCTCCCATTTTATATGGCGTAGGAAACCAAGATTTATTAGCAAGAGGAGGTTTGGCGATTGTTGGCTCTCGGAATATTGACGATGATGGCCTTAGCTATACGAAACGAATTGCAGAAAAGTGTGCAGAACAAGGAATTCAAGTAATTTCTGGAGGTGCTAGGGGGGTTGACCAAACGGCAATGCTATCAGCAATTTCGGCGGGAGGAACTTCGGTTGGAGTTCTCGCAGATAGTTTAATGAAAGCAGCAGTTTCTCTCAAATACCGTCAAGGATTGTGCGAAGGACGAGTTGCTTTGATTTCGCCATACGATCCGGCTGCGGGTTTTAATGTAGGAAATGCAATGAATCGCAATAAGCACGTTTATGGATTAGCCGATCGCGTATTAGTTGTTGATTCTTCTTATCAAAAAGGGGGAACTTGGGCGGGAGCAAAGGAGGAGTTAAAACGAGAGATTCGGATTCCGGTTTGGGTGCGAGTCGATCGTAAAAAACTGCCTGGAAACCAGGGATTGATCGAGCTAGGAGCGTTCCCTTTTCCCGCAGAACCGTGGAATCGCGATATTTTAACAATGGTTGCAGAGAGCGAACAGTTATCTCGATCGCAGTCCCCCGCAAGGGTGGCGAAACAATTAAGTTTAAATGATCTAGAAATTATTGAAGAAAAATCGAATGCTACGCTCGATCGCCAAAATAAAGAAAGCAAGATTAAATTGCCAAAAGATGCGTATGAGGCGATTCTCCCGTTACTGCTGTATCATTTAACTCAGCCCCGAGAGGATAATGAAGTTGCAGTATTGTTAGATGTGGCTATCGGTCAGACAAGAAGTTGGTTAAAGAAAGCCGTAGCTGAGAAGCTAGTGAAAAAAACGAAAAATGTTTATGTCTCGCTCGAGGGCGAGGAGCAGTTAAAGTTGCTGTCTTTAAATTAG
- the deoC gene encoding deoxyribose-phosphate aldolase, with translation MAIEHPEIDLAEYIELALLQPAATREHLRDCCDRAVQYNFPAVCVYPSAVKEAAELLHGKHPGVCAVIGFPAGATTTATKRYEAQEAVENGATELDVVLNLGWLKMGDSESIYREVASICEESGQIVKVILEMALLTPTEKRLAAEICMDAGAAYLKTSTGWFGGATLEDVRLLKEITKGRVGIKAAGGIHTAEEALELVLAGATRLGTSRGVELLHQRNSSR, from the coding sequence ATGGCAATCGAACATCCAGAAATCGATCTGGCTGAATATATCGAACTCGCGCTGCTTCAGCCCGCTGCCACGCGAGAACACCTCCGAGACTGCTGCGATCGCGCCGTACAATATAACTTTCCTGCCGTTTGCGTCTATCCCAGCGCGGTGAAGGAAGCAGCGGAACTATTGCATGGCAAACATCCTGGCGTTTGCGCCGTCATTGGTTTTCCGGCGGGGGCGACAACCACCGCCACAAAGCGCTACGAAGCCCAAGAAGCCGTCGAAAACGGCGCAACCGAGTTGGATGTCGTTCTCAATCTTGGCTGGCTGAAAATGGGCGATTCCGAATCGATTTATCGTGAAGTTGCCTCTATTTGCGAGGAAAGCGGGCAAATCGTTAAAGTCATTTTAGAAATGGCGCTGTTAACGCCGACAGAAAAGCGTCTTGCTGCCGAAATTTGCATGGATGCGGGCGCTGCTTACCTGAAAACCAGTACGGGTTGGTTTGGCGGCGCGACATTGGAAGATGTGCGCTTATTGAAGGAGATAACCAAAGGACGAGTGGGGATTAAAGCAGCAGGCGGCATTCACACCGCAGAGGAGGCGTTGGAGTTGGTGTTAGCGGGGGCGACGCGCTTGGGAACGTCGCGCGGGGTGGAGTTGTTGCACCAGCGCAATTCCAGTCGGTAA
- a CDS encoding class I SAM-dependent methyltransferase, which yields MQRILEAEVMDTPQEAAEYDSMDFGAVNMDFARCAIALSTAPAEVLDAGTGTARIPILICQERSQWQITGIDLARSMLKLAWKNVLAAGLGGRITLEIGDAKRLPYEDASFDIVLSNSLVHHLPDPLPFFQEIKRVLKPGGAVLLRDLLRPANVEDIAQIVDSIGDTYNIQQKQLFRDSLHAAFTLEEIEQLLTKAGLDDLKIYQSSDRHWSGIRERSRIDALPH from the coding sequence ATGCAACGCATTCTCGAAGCGGAAGTTATGGATACGCCCCAAGAAGCAGCAGAATACGATTCTATGGATTTTGGGGCAGTGAATATGGATTTTGCGCGTTGCGCGATCGCGCTTTCTACCGCACCGGCTGAAGTTCTCGATGCGGGAACGGGGACAGCACGCATCCCCATACTCATTTGTCAAGAGCGCTCTCAGTGGCAAATTACAGGCATTGACTTAGCGCGATCGATGCTTAAATTGGCTTGGAAAAATGTATTGGCTGCCGGTTTAGGAGGACGTATTACTCTGGAGATCGGCGATGCTAAACGACTTCCCTACGAAGACGCTAGCTTCGATATTGTTCTATCAAACAGCCTCGTTCATCATCTCCCCGATCCGCTTCCCTTTTTTCAGGAAATTAAGCGCGTTCTTAAGCCGGGAGGTGCAGTTTTGTTGCGCGATTTGTTGCGCCCTGCTAATGTCGAAGATATTGCCCAAATTGTAGATTCAATAGGCGATACCTACAACATTCAGCAAAAGCAACTTTTTCGCGATTCACTTCATGCCGCATTTACTCTTGAAGAAATCGAGCAACTTTTAACAAAAGCTGGATTGGATGATTTAAAAATTTATCAATCTTCCGATCGCCATTGGAGCGGTATTCGCGAGCGATCGCGGATAGATGCGCTCCCTCATTAA
- a CDS encoding site-2 protease family protein, with protein MYYLLYALLFWVFLFSFKFISMFVVLRNLKWKNALHQLKPAEAVPPHLQELFQVPIQALETFGFKQCGYLQIESMVVLPPNESWAVLLYNKAEKTYAIAGINRPIEPVRLFFIQFYTFFRDRSLLLTVNGTAHGYLCPLPNTELQDAWTVQESVQWDLHRDRLQQLSKEKLSCLISPEKFVDTVQSNQNLYFEKLQKEKILVPIAGTPNFYIPFLPALKLSYQFDRGNNKVSSILKQRHQQAKTEPKITVEIPVELEVEEYLRTEASQQNLVSQKFRTLLLLVSLGLFIVFSTRIFSTYSLLIFIAVLSLHEGGHLLAMMLFGYRNPAVLFIPFLGAVATARQKEDATLAQKVWVLLAGPLPGLILGLGLAMFAANSFSRPDWLNETIWMLIGLNLFNLLPIYPLDGGQIADLLLFSRIPLLGVFFKSIGVLLLAFLGLTGEPLMLMFALLIALSIPDSFRSAKMIAKLHRDIEIQPNQNRETLLISIFRQLKQLGYSKLPFAKRYGIAKALILNQHHFRRQRGMRLGLIILYVASLFGGLAGALEAAMPGFYQTASESAKTPQQRRVRFDQAQRQQIEKDTAVLQTNPKDIKAYERRAQAKMRLHDKVGALADYDRIVALSPQDVGAWLMRARLHEDNRQTQKAFEDYTQALRLKPKEANIYHRRAAVRTRLGDRRGALSDYNAAIALDARDSYSYLMRSYGRQEFGDIKGAISDCNLAIKFDAKNSDAYTLRSELHRQLGNEAQAMADERKANELSELMDN; from the coding sequence ATGTACTACCTACTATACGCCTTACTCTTTTGGGTTTTTCTCTTCAGTTTTAAGTTTATTTCAATGTTCGTCGTTCTGCGTAACTTGAAATGGAAAAACGCCCTCCATCAATTGAAGCCAGCAGAAGCAGTACCGCCGCATCTGCAAGAACTTTTTCAAGTTCCGATTCAAGCATTAGAAACTTTTGGATTCAAGCAATGTGGTTACTTACAAATTGAGTCAATGGTGGTTTTGCCACCGAACGAGAGTTGGGCAGTTTTACTGTACAATAAGGCGGAAAAAACTTACGCGATCGCGGGGATTAATCGACCGATCGAACCCGTCCGTCTCTTTTTTATTCAGTTTTACACCTTTTTTCGCGATCGCAGCTTACTCCTCACTGTCAATGGCACAGCGCATGGCTATCTATGTCCGCTTCCCAATACGGAACTCCAAGACGCTTGGACGGTGCAAGAATCCGTCCAATGGGATCTCCATCGCGATCGCTTGCAGCAATTAAGCAAAGAAAAACTATCTTGTCTTATCTCGCCCGAAAAATTTGTTGACACCGTTCAAAGCAACCAAAATCTTTATTTCGAGAAATTACAAAAAGAAAAGATATTAGTTCCCATTGCCGGAACGCCGAACTTCTATATTCCTTTTCTACCTGCCCTGAAACTTAGCTATCAGTTCGATCGAGGCAATAACAAAGTTAGCTCTATCTTAAAACAACGCCATCAACAAGCTAAGACCGAGCCAAAAATTACGGTTGAAATCCCCGTTGAATTGGAAGTTGAAGAATATCTTCGTACCGAAGCTTCCCAACAAAACTTAGTTAGTCAAAAATTTCGCACGCTTTTATTGCTGGTCAGTCTAGGACTCTTTATCGTCTTTTCTACCCGAATCTTTTCTACCTATAGTCTCCTCATTTTTATTGCCGTTTTAAGCTTGCATGAAGGAGGACACTTACTAGCGATGATGCTATTCGGCTATCGCAATCCTGCTGTTCTTTTCATTCCGTTTCTCGGTGCTGTCGCTACCGCCCGTCAGAAAGAGGATGCCACTTTAGCTCAAAAAGTCTGGGTTTTGCTGGCGGGGCCGTTACCGGGTTTAATTTTAGGCTTAGGTTTAGCGATGTTCGCAGCAAATTCTTTCTCGCGTCCGGATTGGCTGAACGAGACAATTTGGATGTTAATCGGGTTGAATCTGTTTAATTTATTGCCGATTTATCCGCTCGATGGCGGGCAAATTGCTGATTTACTTCTGTTTTCTCGCATTCCCCTGCTTGGAGTCTTTTTTAAAAGCATTGGCGTGCTGCTTCTCGCTTTCCTCGGTCTGACAGGAGAGCCGTTAATGTTAATGTTTGCGCTGCTGATTGCTCTCAGCATTCCAGATAGTTTCCGAAGCGCTAAAATGATAGCAAAATTACATCGAGACATTGAAATTCAGCCCAATCAAAATCGCGAGACACTGCTAATTTCTATTTTCCGACAGTTAAAACAGTTGGGTTACAGTAAGCTACCTTTTGCTAAGCGATATGGCATTGCCAAAGCGTTAATTCTCAATCAACACCATTTTCGCCGCCAGCGAGGGATGCGGTTGGGGTTAATCATTTTGTATGTTGCCAGCTTGTTCGGCGGACTTGCGGGGGCTTTGGAGGCGGCAATGCCCGGTTTTTATCAAACGGCTTCTGAAAGTGCTAAAACTCCGCAACAGCGTCGCGTTCGCTTCGACCAAGCCCAACGACAACAAATTGAGAAAGACACCGCAGTGTTACAAACCAATCCGAAAGATATTAAAGCTTACGAACGACGGGCGCAAGCGAAGATGCGCCTGCACGATAAGGTTGGCGCGCTGGCGGATTACGATCGCATTGTCGCCCTCTCGCCACAAGATGTCGGGGCTTGGTTGATGCGGGCGCGCCTCCACGAAGACAACCGGCAGACACAAAAAGCTTTCGAGGATTATACCCAAGCGCTGCGCCTCAAACCCAAGGAGGCGAACATCTATCATCGTCGTGCCGCAGTACGAACTCGCCTGGGCGATCGCCGGGGGGCATTGTCGGACTATAATGCTGCGATCGCGCTGGATGCTCGCGACTCGTATAGTTATCTAATGCGGAGTTATGGCCGTCAGGAGTTTGGAGATATTAAGGGGGCAATTTCCGATTGCAATCTAGCAATTAAATTCGATGCCAAAAATTCCGACGCTTACACTCTCCGCAGCGAACTACACCGTCAACTCGGAAACGAAGCGCAAGCGATGGCGGACGAACGGAAAGCGAATGAGTTGAGCGAATTAATGGACAATTGA
- a CDS encoding histidine phosphatase family protein yields the protein MPQTVWIARHGNRFDFVNPDWFLTAERPYDPSLSDDGFVQAKELGERLKLERIDRIFASPFLRTVQTAWEVAKVLQLPICLEAGLSEWLNPDWMRAMPEREKLEVLAERYNAIDLSYTSRIVPQYPEDERAMRDRVVKTIQTLAAEFSDNILLVTHGAFVVEGAIALLGYRAEVTAALCCLVKLVRTGEKWEMELNGDTSHLSQSQGKVRFARSE from the coding sequence ATGCCCCAAACTGTTTGGATTGCCCGCCACGGAAACCGCTTTGATTTCGTCAACCCGGACTGGTTTCTGACCGCCGAACGGCCTTACGATCCTTCGCTGTCGGATGATGGATTCGTGCAAGCAAAGGAACTCGGAGAACGCCTTAAATTAGAGAGGATCGATCGCATTTTTGCTTCGCCCTTTTTGCGAACGGTACAAACGGCTTGGGAAGTAGCAAAAGTTCTCCAGCTTCCGATTTGTTTAGAGGCGGGTTTGAGCGAATGGTTGAATCCGGATTGGATGCGGGCAATGCCGGAACGAGAAAAGTTAGAAGTGCTAGCAGAACGGTACAACGCGATCGATCTCAGTTATACTTCCCGAATTGTGCCGCAGTATCCCGAAGATGAAAGGGCAATGCGCGATCGCGTCGTTAAAACGATTCAAACCCTTGCTGCTGAATTTAGCGATAATATTTTGTTGGTGACGCATGGGGCTTTTGTCGTGGAAGGTGCGATCGCTTTGTTAGGATATCGCGCCGAAGTAACAGCCGCCCTGTGTTGCTTGGTGAAGCTGGTTCGTACTGGCGAGAAGTGGGAAATGGAGTTGAATGGGGATACTTCGCATTTAAGCCAAAGTCAGGGAAAAGTTCGGTTCGCGCGATCGGAGTAA
- a CDS encoding nucleotidyltransferase domain-containing protein: MNRLEVENRTILLALTGSRGYGLATETSDYDYRGVFIATQPYYLGFKDIEQKDSGWTEEAGNFEFLGQDTAIYELRKFLKLSVDNNPNILELLWFKDYAHLTEVGKVLLANRRMFLSKRVKSTYTGYGYAQIKKLESHRRWLLDPPTQKPTPAEFGLQDTPPLSISDMNSFLQYLYLLVRDRIQFLEPAGELYRLLTAEIDYKGVLKQYDLPEETLAYTQKLAHTSKDFIKLLQLSQRYHKAVQEYKNYQQWKKNRNPARAAMEAKVGYDCKFAMQAIRLLKTGIEVLETQQVIVDRREAGDAEELLAMKQGKYSYDEIMAIANQLYQQLDVACKNSTLPPIVDREAASELCVELVQMQGFSGNRS, from the coding sequence ATGAACCGTTTAGAAGTTGAAAATCGAACGATTTTACTTGCCTTGACGGGTTCGCGAGGTTACGGCCTCGCGACGGAAACTTCGGATTACGATTACCGAGGCGTTTTTATTGCGACTCAGCCCTATTATTTGGGTTTTAAAGATATCGAGCAGAAAGATTCTGGGTGGACGGAAGAGGCAGGAAATTTTGAGTTTTTGGGGCAAGATACCGCTATCTACGAACTCAGAAAATTTCTCAAACTTTCGGTTGATAATAATCCCAATATTTTAGAATTGCTTTGGTTTAAAGATTACGCGCATTTAACGGAAGTTGGCAAAGTTTTGTTAGCCAATCGTCGAATGTTTCTTTCTAAACGGGTTAAAAGCACCTACACGGGCTACGGTTACGCGCAAATCAAAAAATTAGAGTCTCATCGCCGCTGGTTGCTCGATCCGCCGACGCAGAAACCGACACCTGCCGAGTTTGGCTTGCAGGATACGCCGCCGCTGAGTATCAGCGATATGAATAGTTTTTTGCAGTATCTTTACCTGTTAGTACGCGATCGCATCCAATTCCTAGAACCGGCGGGCGAACTCTATCGCTTACTAACCGCCGAAATTGATTATAAGGGCGTATTAAAGCAATACGATTTGCCGGAAGAAACCCTCGCTTATACCCAAAAACTCGCCCACACTTCCAAAGATTTCATTAAACTGCTGCAACTCAGCCAGCGCTATCATAAAGCCGTGCAGGAATACAAAAACTATCAGCAATGGAAGAAAAATCGCAATCCGGCGCGGGCAGCAATGGAGGCAAAAGTCGGCTACGATTGTAAGTTCGCGATGCAAGCAATTCGTTTATTAAAAACTGGGATTGAAGTCTTAGAAACGCAACAAGTAATCGTCGATCGCCGCGAAGCGGGAGATGCAGAAGAGTTGCTCGCCATGAAGCAGGGTAAATATAGCTACGATGAGATTATGGCGATCGCGAATCAACTTTACCAGCAACTCGATGTTGCTTGCAAAAACTCAACATTACCGCCGATTGTCGATCGCGAAGCAGCCAGCGAACTCTGCGTTGAGTTAGTGCAAATGCAGGGATTTTCCGGCAACCGATCGTAA
- a CDS encoding MDR family MFS transporter produces the protein MSQSPAAPAASDRVSFKTWIGVLGAILGAFMAVLDIQITNASLKDIQAALGATLEEGSWISTAYLVAEIVVIPLTGWLARVFSTRWYLLVNAALFTFFSVCCAWAWNLPSMIVFRALQGFSGGVLIPMAFTLILTKIPPKKQPIGLAMFAITATFAPSIGPTLGGWLTENYGWEYVFYLNLVPGSLLLAAVWYAIEPQPLQLHLLSEGDWGGIVTMAVGLGSLQVVLEEGSRKDWFGSPFILRLSIIAAIFLSLFFWIELTRKRPFINLRLLRRRNFGLATIVNVALGVGLYGSVYILPLYLAQIQRYNAMQIGEVIMWAGVPQLFIVPFVPKLMQRLDSRLMIGMGVAIFGVSCFMNAGMTNETGIDQLRWSQLVRAMGQPLIMVPLSSIATAGIEAEQAGSASGLFNMMRNMGGSLGIAALATLLTRREQFHSQRLGEAISLYDPQSRDRIEQLTQYFVSRGADLEAATQQAIASLDNIVRREAYVMAFNDCFYFVGLTLLLSGIAVLFFKKVKAGGGAVSH, from the coding sequence ATGAGCCAGTCCCCAGCAGCACCCGCAGCGAGCGATCGCGTTTCTTTCAAAACGTGGATTGGCGTATTAGGCGCAATTCTCGGTGCATTTATGGCCGTGTTGGACATACAAATTACCAACGCCTCGCTTAAAGATATTCAAGCCGCGTTAGGAGCAACTTTAGAAGAAGGTTCTTGGATTTCCACGGCTTATTTAGTTGCAGAAATTGTCGTCATCCCCTTAACTGGATGGTTGGCGCGCGTCTTTTCAACGCGATGGTACTTGCTCGTTAATGCGGCGCTATTTACCTTCTTTTCCGTCTGCTGCGCCTGGGCGTGGAACTTGCCCTCAATGATTGTTTTTCGAGCCTTGCAGGGCTTTAGCGGCGGCGTTTTGATTCCGATGGCGTTCACCTTGATTCTGACCAAGATTCCGCCTAAAAAGCAACCGATTGGGTTAGCAATGTTTGCGATTACTGCGACTTTTGCACCCTCCATCGGGCCGACTCTGGGCGGCTGGTTGACCGAAAATTACGGTTGGGAGTACGTTTTTTATTTGAATCTCGTTCCGGGTAGCTTATTGTTAGCAGCAGTGTGGTACGCGATCGAACCGCAACCGCTACAATTGCACCTGCTTTCTGAGGGCGACTGGGGCGGAATTGTTACGATGGCGGTTGGTTTGGGATCGTTGCAAGTAGTGTTAGAAGAAGGCAGTCGCAAAGATTGGTTTGGTTCGCCGTTTATCCTCCGCCTTAGTATTATTGCAGCGATTTTTTTGAGCTTATTTTTTTGGATTGAGTTAACGCGAAAACGTCCGTTTATTAACTTGCGGCTGCTACGACGGCGCAATTTCGGCTTGGCGACGATTGTCAATGTGGCGTTGGGTGTGGGGTTGTATGGTTCGGTGTATATTTTGCCGCTTTATTTAGCACAGATTCAGCGCTACAACGCTATGCAAATCGGCGAAGTGATTATGTGGGCGGGAGTGCCGCAGTTGTTTATCGTGCCGTTTGTCCCGAAGTTGATGCAACGTTTGGATAGTCGCTTGATGATTGGGATGGGGGTTGCCATCTTTGGGGTGAGTTGCTTTATGAACGCGGGGATGACGAACGAAACGGGAATCGACCAGTTACGATGGTCGCAGTTGGTACGCGCGATGGGGCAACCGTTGATTATGGTTCCTCTGTCTTCAATTGCAACGGCGGGAATTGAGGCGGAACAGGCGGGTTCGGCGAGTGGGTTGTTTAATATGATGCGGAATATGGGAGGATCTTTGGGGATTGCCGCACTGGCGACGTTGCTGACGCGGCGAGAACAGTTTCACTCGCAGCGGTTGGGCGAGGCAATTTCACTGTACGATCCGCAATCGCGCGATCGCATCGAACAGTTAACGCAGTATTTTGTCAGTCGCGGGGCAGATTTGGAAGCGGCAACTCAACAAGCGATCGCCTCTCTCGATAATATTGTGCGGCGGGAAGCCTATGTGATGGCTTTTAATGATTGTTTCTATTTTGTCGGCCTGACACTCTTGCTGAGTGGGATTGCCGTTCTGTTTTTTAAGAAAGTGAAAGCCGGAGGCGGTGCGGTTTCCCATTGA